A section of the archaeon BMS3Bbin15 genome encodes:
- a CDS encoding hypothetical protein (archaeal Peptidase A24 C-terminal Domain) has translation MFNEAMLTLAAAGAAIACYTDIKYGLIPNRLTFPLMLSGLAGYFIYSLYYKNISIFMTTITAFIVVFILSYLLWTLEVFSAGDAKEFMFLSALVPAYPDFLGFSPAIPFYPFPVAFLINTFLVIFPAIFIYGVFLTLRLGKLSELNLDFKKFLFGALVIITSYLLSELTTPLAFPVSFIAIYLIKSRWQRVILITSILSSYILLNPNIYTIKSIIIRYVFISIIFIISGALIALISVVRKCGLVRKIKISELEEGMIAAEEIYIRNDKVIKEEPDYIGKALKLLRGTRGGEVQVLTTKASGVSKKEIKKLKELVEDNKTEDSIKIKRRMPFAPVILAGFIISLIYGDISLLLRQMVG, from the coding sequence ATGTTTAATGAAGCAATGCTGACTCTTGCAGCTGCCGGAGCCGCTATTGCCTGTTACACTGACATAAAATATGGGTTAATTCCAAACAGGCTGACCTTTCCTTTAATGCTATCTGGTTTAGCTGGATATTTTATTTATTCTCTATATTATAAAAATATTTCAATATTCATGACCACTATAACGGCTTTTATTGTGGTTTTTATTCTTAGCTATCTCCTATGGACACTGGAAGTTTTCAGCGCAGGTGATGCAAAGGAATTTATGTTTCTTTCAGCTCTTGTTCCAGCCTATCCTGACTTTCTGGGGTTTTCTCCTGCCATTCCATTCTATCCTTTTCCTGTTGCCTTCTTGATCAACACTTTTCTTGTAATATTCCCAGCCATATTCATATATGGTGTGTTTCTTACTTTAAGACTGGGAAAACTATCAGAGTTAAATCTAGACTTTAAAAAGTTCCTTTTTGGTGCTCTTGTTATAATTACATCCTACCTTTTATCTGAATTGACAACCCCCCTCGCTTTTCCTGTTTCTTTTATTGCCATTTATCTGATTAAAAGCAGATGGCAGAGAGTAATTCTGATAACCTCTATTTTAAGCAGTTATATCTTGCTTAATCCCAATATTTATACAATAAAATCAATCATTATTAGATATGTATTTATCTCAATAATATTCATAATATCAGGTGCTCTTATAGCTCTAATTTCTGTGGTAAGAAAGTGTGGTCTGGTAAGAAAAATAAAAATCTCAGAGCTTGAAGAGGGTATGATAGCCGCGGAAGAGATTTATATCCGCAATGATAAAGTAATAAAGGAAGAGCCAGATTATATCGGAAAGGCACTGAAGCTACTCAGAGGAACGAGAGGAGGAGAAGTACAGGTGTTGACAACAAAAGCTTCCGGGGTTTCAAAGAAGGAGATTAAAAAGCTAAAGGAGCTTGTGGAAGATAACAAAACCGAAGATAGCATAAAAATCAAAAGAAGAATGCCCTTTGCTCCGGTAATACTTGCAGGCTTTATTATATCCCTGATATATGGTGATATAAGCCTGCTTCTGAGACAAATGGTGGGATAG